From Mycolicibacterium cosmeticum, a single genomic window includes:
- a CDS encoding DMT family transporter — MHKADIAALLALGAAFFIAVGDVIHQRSAQQVSDESVGHLRLFARLLRDRRWWLGSVVAGAGFGLQAAALGFGSVLLVQALLVTSLLFALPINARLTHRRVTRFEWTWAALLAASVAVIVTVGNPTAGHSRASVQVWLAVGAVLGPVLVLCIIGARIWSGTVGAILLACVSGAMWGLFAVLTKGVVDRLQHGPLAVLSTPELYAWALVAVAGTGWQQAAFRAGTLTASLPAMTVAEPVVGSILGIVVLGETLRPGDAGWITLIAAVLVMVVATGALARGEAGWAQEPARP, encoded by the coding sequence ATGCACAAAGCGGATATCGCCGCTCTGTTGGCGCTGGGCGCCGCGTTCTTCATCGCCGTCGGCGACGTCATCCATCAGCGCTCGGCGCAGCAGGTGAGCGACGAATCCGTCGGCCACCTGCGGCTGTTCGCGCGGCTGCTGCGCGATCGCCGGTGGTGGCTGGGCAGCGTGGTGGCCGGCGCCGGCTTCGGACTGCAGGCCGCCGCGCTGGGATTCGGGTCCGTCCTGTTGGTGCAGGCCCTGCTGGTGACCTCGCTGCTGTTCGCGCTGCCGATCAACGCGCGCCTGACGCACCGGCGGGTGACCCGGTTCGAATGGACCTGGGCCGCGCTGCTGGCCGCCTCGGTGGCGGTGATCGTGACCGTCGGCAACCCGACGGCGGGGCACTCCCGGGCGTCGGTGCAGGTGTGGTTGGCCGTCGGGGCCGTGCTCGGGCCGGTGCTGGTGCTGTGCATCATCGGGGCGCGCATCTGGTCGGGGACGGTGGGTGCGATCCTGCTGGCCTGCGTGTCCGGCGCCATGTGGGGACTGTTCGCGGTGCTGACCAAGGGGGTGGTCGACCGCCTGCAACACGGCCCGCTGGCGGTGCTGAGCACCCCGGAGCTGTACGCGTGGGCGCTGGTGGCCGTTGCCGGCACCGGGTGGCAGCAGGCGGCGTTCCGGGCCGGGACCCTCACCGCGTCGCTGCCGGCGATGACGGTCGCCGAACCGGTGGTGGGCTCGATCCTGGGCATCGTGGTGCTCGGCGAGACGCTGCGGCCCGGCGATGCGGGCTGGATCACGTTGATCGCCGCGGTGCTGGTCATGGTGGTCGCGACCGGCGCGCTGGCCCGCGGCGAGGCCGGTTGGGCGCAGGAGCCCGCCCGCCCGTAG
- a CDS encoding class III extradiol ring-cleavage dioxygenase family protein — protein sequence MLAAIAVIPSAPVLVPELSGAAPDVTAELVDARTAVRTAAAALPSRWIVVGSGRADALIGPDAVGTFAGYGVDLRVQLAPGAACALTELPLCALIAGWVRGLAAPGARAEVRVYRDDLDAATAVATGRALRTEIDAAADAVGVLVVADGANTLTPSAPGGHDPDSVALQAMLDDALAAGDTAALARVGAGVVGRVAYQVLAGLGAPAEAIELYRGAPYGVGYFAGVWRPAGWTPAVGESATGGSAP from the coding sequence GTGTTGGCCGCCATCGCCGTGATCCCGTCGGCTCCCGTGCTGGTGCCCGAGCTGTCCGGAGCGGCCCCGGACGTGACCGCCGAACTCGTCGACGCGCGTACCGCCGTCAGGACCGCGGCCGCCGCGTTGCCGTCGCGCTGGATCGTCGTGGGCTCCGGCCGCGCCGACGCGCTCATCGGGCCCGACGCGGTCGGCACGTTCGCCGGCTACGGCGTCGACCTGCGGGTGCAGCTCGCGCCGGGGGCGGCCTGTGCCCTGACCGAGTTGCCGCTGTGCGCGCTGATCGCCGGCTGGGTGCGCGGGTTGGCGGCACCCGGCGCGCGGGCCGAGGTCCGGGTGTACCGCGACGATCTGGACGCCGCGACCGCCGTGGCCACCGGCCGCGCCCTGCGCACCGAGATCGATGCCGCCGCCGACGCGGTCGGGGTGCTGGTGGTCGCCGACGGTGCGAACACCCTGACCCCGTCGGCGCCCGGTGGGCACGACCCGGATTCGGTTGCGCTGCAGGCGATGCTGGACGACGCACTGGCCGCGGGCGACACCGCGGCACTGGCCCGGGTGGGCGCCGGCGTGGTCGGCCGGGTGGCCTATCAGGTGCTGGCCGGGTTGGGCGCGCCCGCCGAGGCCATCGAGCTGTACCGGGGTGCGCCCTACGGCGTCGGCTACTTCGCCGGGGTGTGGCGTCCGGCGGGGTGGACCCCGGCGGTCGGGGAATCTGCGACCGGGGGATCTGCACCGTGA
- the miaA gene encoding tRNA (adenosine(37)-N6)-dimethylallyltransferase MiaA translates to MTRPVAVIGPTGTGKSALALDIAERLGGEIVNADAMQLYRGMDIGTAKVAVEQRRGIPHHQLDVLDVTVNASVARYQERAAADIEAIMDRGAVPVIVGGSMLYIQSLLDQWSFPATDPTVRARWEARLAEVGVAALHDELRRVDPQAAASILATDGRRIVRALEVVELTGQPFAASAPRIGTPRWDTVIIGLDWDTELLDERLRQRTDAMFDEGLVAEVTGLIEVGLRTGVTASRALGYAQVLADLDAGGDGSAARVPTFMGTRRYVRRQRSWFRRDHRVNWLDGSASDLADTAVAILDR, encoded by the coding sequence GTGACCCGACCGGTGGCCGTGATCGGGCCGACCGGGACCGGCAAGTCGGCGCTCGCGCTGGACATCGCCGAGCGGCTCGGCGGGGAGATCGTCAACGCCGACGCGATGCAGCTGTACCGGGGGATGGACATCGGGACCGCCAAGGTGGCGGTCGAGCAGCGCCGCGGCATCCCGCACCACCAGCTCGACGTCCTCGACGTCACGGTGAACGCGTCGGTCGCCCGCTACCAGGAACGCGCCGCCGCCGATATCGAGGCGATCATGGACCGCGGCGCGGTGCCGGTGATCGTCGGCGGCTCGATGCTCTACATCCAATCGCTGCTGGACCAGTGGTCGTTCCCGGCCACCGACCCCACGGTGCGGGCCCGCTGGGAGGCGCGGCTGGCCGAGGTGGGCGTGGCGGCGCTGCACGACGAGCTGCGCCGCGTCGACCCGCAGGCCGCCGCCTCGATCCTGGCCACCGACGGCCGCCGCATCGTCCGCGCGCTCGAGGTGGTGGAGTTGACGGGCCAGCCGTTCGCCGCGTCGGCGCCACGGATCGGCACGCCGCGCTGGGACACGGTGATCATCGGATTGGATTGGGACACCGAGCTTTTGGACGAGCGGCTGCGGCAGCGCACCGATGCGATGTTCGACGAGGGGCTGGTCGCCGAGGTCACCGGCCTGATCGAGGTGGGCCTGCGCACCGGGGTGACGGCGTCGCGGGCGCTGGGCTATGCGCAGGTGCTGGCCGACCTGGACGCCGGCGGGGACGGCTCGGCCGCTCGTGTTCCCACCTTCATGGGCACCCGCCGCTACGTGCGCAGGCAGCGCTCCTGGTTCCGCCGGGACCACCGGGTGAACTGGCTCGACGGTTCGGCATCGGACCTGGCCGATACCGCGGTCGCTATCCTGGACAGGTGA
- the dapF gene encoding diaminopimelate epimerase, producing MRFAKGHGTQNDFVVLPDLDAALDLTPEAVAALCDRRRGLGADGVLRVTTAGAALAAGVFPALPEGVAAGDWYMDYRNADGSIAQMCGNGVRVFTHYLRAAGLEQRDEFVVGSLAGPRPVVVHRHDDVDAEVTVDMGKANVLGSGSAVVAGRGFDGLAVDVGNPHLACVTDLSTTALAVLDVAAPVSFDAEQFPEGVNVEVLTKPVNGAVSMRVHERGVGETRSCGTGTVAAAVAALQHAGESTGTLRVRIPGGEVTVTVTEATSFLRGPSVLVATGELADQWWRNPA from the coding sequence GTGAGGTTTGCGAAAGGGCACGGCACGCAGAACGACTTCGTCGTGCTTCCCGACCTCGACGCCGCCCTGGACCTGACCCCCGAGGCCGTCGCCGCCCTGTGCGACCGGCGCCGCGGGCTCGGTGCCGACGGTGTCCTGCGCGTCACCACCGCCGGCGCCGCCCTGGCCGCCGGGGTTTTCCCGGCGCTGCCCGAAGGGGTGGCCGCGGGTGACTGGTACATGGACTACCGCAACGCCGACGGGTCGATCGCCCAGATGTGCGGTAACGGGGTCCGGGTGTTCACGCACTACCTGCGGGCCGCCGGCCTGGAGCAGCGCGACGAGTTCGTGGTCGGATCGCTGGCCGGGCCGCGCCCGGTGGTGGTGCACCGGCACGACGATGTCGATGCCGAGGTGACCGTCGACATGGGCAAGGCCAACGTGCTGGGCAGCGGATCGGCGGTGGTCGCCGGCCGCGGCTTCGACGGGTTGGCCGTCGACGTCGGCAACCCGCACCTGGCCTGTGTCACGGATCTGAGCACGACGGCGCTGGCGGTGCTCGACGTCGCCGCGCCGGTGTCCTTCGACGCCGAACAGTTCCCCGAGGGCGTCAACGTCGAGGTGCTCACCAAGCCGGTGAACGGCGCCGTCTCGATGCGCGTGCACGAACGCGGTGTCGGCGAAACCCGTTCCTGCGGAACGGGAACCGTCGCCGCCGCGGTCGCCGCCCTGCAACATGCCGGGGAGAGCACGGGCACGCTGCGGGTCCGCATTCCCGGCGGCGAGGTCACCGTCACCGTCACCGAGGCCACCAGCTTTCTGCGCGGCCCGTCCGTACTCGTCGCGACCGGCGAGCTCGCCGACCAGTGGTGGCGCAACCCGGCGTGA
- the hflX gene encoding GTPase HflX, which yields MTRPENSVPSTGDLALEDRTALRRVAGLSTELADITEVEYRQLRLERVVLVGVWTEGSAADAEASLAELAALAETAGSEVLEGLIQRRDKPDPSTYIGSGKAQELRETVLATGADTVICDGELSPAQLNALEKAVKVKVIDRTALILDIFAQHATSREGKAQVSLAQMEYMLPRLRGWGESMSRQAGGRAGGAGGGVGTRGPGETKIETDRRRIRERMSKLRREIREMKKVRDTQRGKRRAADMPSVAIVGYTNAGKSSLLNALTGAGVLVENALFATLEPTTRRGQLDDGRPFVLTDTVGFVRHLPTQLVEAFRSTLEEVVDADLLVHVVDGSDANPMAQISAVREVIRDVYADHGGAPATELLVINKIDAAGDLALAQLRRALPDAVFVSAHTGEGLDQLRRRMAALVEPTDTAIDVTIPYDRGDLVARVHADGRIESTEHTADGTRIIGRVPVSLAATLRDYPSG from the coding sequence ATGACACGACCTGAGAACTCCGTCCCCAGCACCGGCGATCTCGCCCTGGAAGACCGCACGGCACTACGCCGCGTGGCCGGTCTGTCCACCGAACTCGCCGATATCACCGAGGTCGAATACCGCCAGCTGCGCCTGGAACGCGTCGTGCTGGTCGGGGTGTGGACCGAGGGCAGCGCCGCCGATGCCGAGGCCAGCCTGGCCGAGCTGGCGGCCCTGGCCGAAACCGCCGGATCGGAGGTCCTGGAGGGGCTGATCCAGCGCCGCGACAAACCCGACCCGTCGACCTATATCGGCTCCGGCAAGGCACAGGAACTGCGCGAGACCGTGCTGGCCACCGGCGCCGACACCGTGATCTGCGACGGCGAACTGTCCCCGGCGCAGCTGAACGCGCTGGAGAAGGCGGTCAAGGTCAAGGTGATCGACCGGACCGCGCTGATCCTGGACATCTTCGCCCAGCACGCGACCAGCCGGGAAGGCAAGGCGCAGGTGTCGCTGGCCCAGATGGAGTACATGCTGCCGCGGCTGCGTGGCTGGGGTGAGTCCATGTCGCGGCAGGCCGGCGGCCGGGCCGGCGGTGCGGGCGGCGGGGTGGGCACCCGCGGTCCCGGTGAGACCAAGATCGAGACCGACCGGCGTCGCATCCGTGAGCGAATGTCCAAGCTGCGTCGCGAGATTCGAGAGATGAAGAAGGTGCGCGACACCCAGCGGGGGAAGCGGCGCGCGGCCGACATGCCGTCGGTGGCCATCGTCGGCTACACCAACGCCGGCAAATCCAGCCTGCTCAATGCGCTGACCGGGGCGGGCGTGCTGGTGGAGAACGCCCTGTTCGCCACCCTGGAGCCCACCACGCGGCGCGGACAGCTCGACGACGGCCGCCCGTTCGTGCTCACCGACACCGTCGGATTCGTCCGGCACCTGCCGACCCAGCTGGTCGAGGCGTTCCGCTCCACCCTGGAGGAGGTGGTGGACGCGGACCTGCTGGTGCACGTCGTCGACGGGTCCGATGCCAATCCGATGGCGCAGATCAGCGCGGTGCGCGAGGTGATCCGCGACGTGTACGCCGACCATGGCGGGGCGCCGGCGACGGAACTGTTGGTGATCAACAAGATCGACGCGGCAGGCGATCTGGCGTTGGCGCAGCTGCGCAGGGCCCTGCCCGATGCGGTGTTCGTGTCCGCGCACACCGGCGAGGGGCTCGATCAGCTGCGCCGTCGGATGGCCGCACTGGTCGAGCCGACCGACACCGCGATCGACGTCACCATTCCGTACGACCGCGGCGACCTGGTGGCGCGGGTGCACGCCGACGGCCGCATCGAGAGCACCGAGCACACCGCCGACGGCACCAGGATCATCGGGCGGGTGCCGGTCTCGCTCGCCGCGACCCTGCGCGACTACCCGAGCGGCTAG
- a CDS encoding PE-PPE domain-containing protein: MHIARRSVLTVFALLTAVFLTIASVLGMAVALAATALIVPGTGTPKAGDVTDYMTNALKYYIAPSDTWSPSGCTTTANCNLKPIDYPAQFWPIPLPGWGGLDGAKWDVSTGAGLSNLNSTLVNTLAQNPANAPIVIFGYSQGGNIVSREKRNLGYLPKDQHYLSFVMIGNTNRPNGGLFERLAFLGHVPILDATFGLPAPTDTCDHICATDIAFEYDGVSDFPLYPLNALAALNAIAGFWYVHGTYLSPDGKSTPDELPDDYTPAELAAQIADPANQTDYGDTRYITIPTRTLPLVRPFLEFGGFTHTSFIIKPIVDLLEPVLRVLIDTGYDRSLSPGVPAPFRLIPLNINPVKLAGDVIKALGEGVQAALADIGVKVPKAPQPVTTTPTTSLAAAKDSTVNLTAAKTADTAKTEDTAIDTTKADTTKVDNPKTVADNTSAEAEPTDTKTTEPAATPEPVRPKVRGPIGAGPLAQLVRQFGQALTGKHGVKAADTTKPGTEPATKPESTPDGTEPDKTEKPAATAESDASQPAKDDGATTKAAA, from the coding sequence ATGCATATCGCACGACGATCCGTATTGACCGTATTCGCGCTGCTGACCGCGGTGTTCCTGACCATCGCGTCGGTGCTGGGCATGGCCGTGGCGCTGGCCGCGACCGCCCTCATCGTGCCCGGGACCGGAACCCCCAAAGCGGGTGACGTGACGGACTACATGACCAATGCGCTCAAGTACTACATCGCGCCGTCGGACACCTGGTCGCCCTCCGGATGCACCACGACCGCCAACTGCAACCTGAAGCCCATCGACTATCCGGCCCAGTTCTGGCCCATTCCGCTTCCCGGCTGGGGCGGCCTCGACGGTGCCAAGTGGGACGTGTCGACCGGGGCCGGACTGTCCAATCTCAATTCCACGCTCGTGAACACGCTGGCCCAGAATCCGGCCAACGCCCCGATCGTCATCTTCGGGTACTCACAGGGCGGCAATATCGTCAGCCGCGAGAAGCGCAATCTCGGCTACCTGCCCAAGGACCAGCACTACCTGTCCTTCGTGATGATCGGAAACACCAACCGCCCCAACGGCGGCCTCTTCGAACGACTCGCCTTCCTCGGCCACGTCCCGATCCTGGACGCCACCTTCGGGCTGCCGGCCCCGACCGACACCTGCGATCACATCTGCGCCACCGACATCGCGTTCGAGTACGACGGCGTCTCGGACTTCCCGCTGTATCCGCTCAACGCGCTCGCGGCGCTGAACGCCATCGCCGGATTCTGGTACGTGCACGGCACGTATCTGTCACCGGACGGCAAGAGCACCCCCGACGAGCTGCCCGACGACTATACGCCTGCCGAACTGGCCGCCCAGATCGCCGACCCGGCCAACCAGACCGACTACGGCGACACCCGCTACATCACCATCCCGACCAGGACGCTGCCGCTCGTGCGCCCGTTCCTCGAGTTCGGTGGCTTCACCCACACCAGCTTCATCATCAAGCCCATCGTCGACCTGCTCGAGCCGGTGCTGCGGGTGCTCATCGACACCGGCTACGACCGCAGCCTCAGCCCGGGCGTACCGGCACCGTTCCGGCTGATCCCGCTCAACATCAACCCGGTCAAGCTAGCCGGCGACGTGATCAAGGCCCTCGGCGAGGGCGTGCAGGCCGCCCTGGCCGATATCGGTGTCAAGGTGCCCAAGGCCCCCCAACCGGTCACCACCACCCCGACCACCAGCCTGGCGGCGGCCAAGGACTCGACCGTCAACCTGACGGCCGCCAAGACCGCCGACACCGCCAAGACCGAAGACACCGCGATCGACACGACGAAGGCGGATACCACGAAGGTCGACAACCCGAAGACGGTGGCGGACAACACCAGTGCGGAAGCCGAACCCACCGACACCAAGACGACCGAACCCGCGGCCACACCGGAGCCGGTGCGGCCCAAGGTGCGCGGCCCGATCGGGGCAGGCCCGCTGGCCCAGCTGGTTCGGCAATTCGGCCAGGCACTGACCGGCAAGCACGGCGTCAAGGCCGCCGACACCACCAAGCCCGGCACCGAACCCGCGACCAAGCCGGAGAGCACACCCGACGGGACCGAACCGGACAAGACCGAAAAGCCCGCGGCCACCGCCGAATCCGACGCCTCCCAGCCCGCGAAGGACGACGGCGCGACGACGAAGGCGGCGGCCTAG
- a CDS encoding thiolase family protein — MGLRGEAAIVGFHELPATRKPSGKPEFIIEQWARLAAAAIADAGLSADQVDGLVTCGVMESQLFVPSTVAEYLGLAVNFAEIVDLGGASGAAMVWRAAAAIELGICRAVLCAIPANYLTPMSEQRPYDPGDALYFGASSFRYGSPQAEFEIPYGYLGQNGPYAQVAQMYAAAYGYDEAAMAKIVVDQRVNANHTPGAVFRDKPLTIADVLDSPVIASPLHMLEIVMPCMGGSAVLITNAELARTSRNRPVWVKGFGERVPYKSPVYAADPLQTPMITVAGSAFGMAGLTPADMDMVSIYDCYTITALLTLEDAGFCEKGKGMQFVTDHDLTFRGDFPMNTAGGQLGYGQPGNAGGMHHICDATRQLMGRAGETQVSDCHRAFVSGNGGVLSEQEALVLEGD; from the coding sequence ATGGGACTGCGGGGTGAGGCCGCGATCGTCGGCTTTCACGAACTGCCGGCCACCCGAAAGCCGTCCGGCAAGCCGGAGTTCATCATCGAACAGTGGGCCCGGCTGGCCGCCGCGGCGATCGCCGACGCGGGCCTGTCCGCCGATCAGGTCGACGGGCTGGTCACCTGCGGGGTGATGGAATCCCAGCTGTTCGTCCCGTCCACCGTCGCCGAGTATCTGGGGCTGGCGGTCAACTTCGCCGAGATCGTCGACCTCGGTGGGGCGTCCGGGGCGGCCATGGTGTGGCGCGCTGCGGCGGCCATCGAGTTGGGCATCTGCCGGGCGGTGCTGTGCGCCATTCCGGCCAACTACCTGACCCCGATGTCCGAGCAGCGGCCGTACGACCCGGGCGACGCCCTGTATTTCGGTGCGTCCAGCTTCCGGTACGGTTCGCCCCAGGCCGAATTCGAGATCCCGTACGGCTACCTCGGCCAGAACGGGCCGTACGCCCAGGTCGCCCAGATGTACGCCGCCGCATACGGTTACGACGAGGCGGCGATGGCCAAGATCGTCGTCGATCAGCGGGTCAACGCCAATCACACCCCCGGCGCGGTGTTCAGGGACAAACCGCTGACCATCGCCGACGTGCTGGACAGCCCCGTCATCGCCTCACCGCTGCACATGCTGGAGATCGTCATGCCGTGCATGGGCGGGTCGGCGGTGCTGATCACGAACGCCGAACTGGCTCGCACGAGCCGGAACCGGCCGGTGTGGGTCAAGGGTTTCGGCGAACGCGTGCCCTACAAGTCGCCGGTGTACGCGGCCGACCCGCTGCAGACGCCGATGATCACGGTCGCCGGCTCGGCATTCGGCATGGCCGGGCTGACGCCCGCCGATATGGACATGGTGTCGATCTACGACTGCTACACCATCACCGCGCTGCTCACCCTCGAGGACGCCGGGTTCTGCGAGAAGGGCAAGGGCATGCAGTTCGTCACCGACCACGACCTCACCTTCCGCGGTGACTTCCCGATGAACACCGCCGGCGGCCAACTGGGCTACGGCCAGCCCGGCAATGCCGGTGGGATGCACCACATCTGCGATGCCACCCGCCAGCTCATGGGCCGGGCGGGGGAGACCCAGGTGTCCGATTGTCACCGCGCTTTCGTCTCCGGCAACGGCGGTGTGCTCAGCGAACAGGAAGCACTCGTGCTGGAGGGCGACTAG
- a CDS encoding Zn-ribbon domain-containing OB-fold protein, which yields MTTPMSRPLPLPTPTSAPFWDGLRRHEIWIQFSPSAGVYVFYPRVLAPGTLADDLEWRRISGAATLVSFAVAQRPVAPQFADAVPHLLAVVQWQEGPRLATELVGVDADGLRVGMPVAPVFTDLPDVTLLHYTAAR from the coding sequence ATGACCACCCCGATGAGCAGACCGCTACCCCTGCCCACCCCGACCTCGGCGCCGTTCTGGGACGGGTTGCGCCGCCACGAGATCTGGATCCAATTCTCGCCGTCGGCCGGGGTGTACGTGTTCTACCCGCGGGTGCTCGCGCCGGGCACGCTGGCCGACGACCTGGAATGGCGCCGGATCTCCGGTGCCGCAACGTTGGTCAGCTTCGCCGTCGCCCAGCGGCCGGTGGCCCCGCAGTTCGCCGACGCGGTGCCGCACCTGCTCGCCGTCGTGCAGTGGCAGGAAGGTCCGCGGCTGGCCACCGAACTGGTCGGCGTCGATGCCGACGGGTTACGGGTGGGCATGCCGGTGGCGCCGGTGTTCACCGACCTGCCCGACGTCACGCTGTTGCACTACACCGCGGCCCGCTAG
- a CDS encoding acyl-CoA dehydrogenase, whose translation MALALTDEQVQIADTMAGFAARHGGLDLTRAQFDDLAAGRRPGFWGALVDQGLHAVHLPERIGGQGGGLAEAACVVEAAGYGLLPGPLLPTVVAGAVAAADPGPAARAVLDDIVAGRTAAVILPQAGQLRATAAGDGWRVSGTTGPEIGVCGAERILVSAATEAGEVLWITVHPTMSGVRVHQQTPTDLTRDVGVLHVDDVPVSDGDVLRGVDAVRARCLAVSMLAAEAAGIARWCVDNVVAYLKVREQFGRPIGSFQALQHKAALLFINSELAAAAAWDAVRAADQSVPQHQIAVAGAAIVAVGRLPELVVDALTMFGAIGYTWEHDLHLYWKRAISLAAAGSGTEWAHTLGDPVAPGRDFTIEIADVEPDFRATVAAALDRAALLRNDTPGRQNPDHAEFWTGPQRTALAGAGLIAPHLPGPWGLDATPARQLIIDEEFEKRPHLVRPSLGIAEWILPTVLAAGTEAQRAQFAAPTLRGELGWCQLFSEPGAGSDLASLSTRATKVDGGWLVNGQKVWTSSAQRADWGALLARTDPDAKKHRGIGYFLVDMSTPGIRVRPLRTASGDEHFNEVFFDDVFVPDAMLVGEPTDGWSHALSTMANERVAIGAYIKLDKESELRALASRAGEAAEVTMVRRALGEVRAASNAIAALAVRDTLNRLAGHGPGPASSVGKVATAQIVRRVTADALAFSGRAAMVGGAEQSAVAHSLMMPAEVIGGGTVEIQLNIIATMILGLPRN comes from the coding sequence GTGGCCTTGGCCCTGACCGATGAGCAGGTCCAGATCGCCGATACGATGGCGGGTTTCGCCGCCCGGCACGGTGGCCTGGACCTCACCCGGGCGCAATTCGACGATCTGGCCGCCGGCCGCCGGCCCGGCTTCTGGGGCGCACTGGTGGATCAGGGCCTGCACGCGGTGCACCTGCCGGAGCGGATCGGGGGACAGGGCGGTGGGCTGGCCGAGGCCGCCTGCGTCGTCGAGGCGGCCGGGTACGGTCTTCTGCCCGGACCCCTGCTGCCCACCGTCGTCGCCGGTGCGGTCGCCGCGGCCGACCCAGGTCCGGCGGCACGCGCCGTGCTCGACGACATCGTGGCCGGGCGCACCGCGGCGGTGATCCTGCCGCAGGCCGGGCAACTGCGCGCCACCGCGGCCGGCGACGGCTGGCGGGTGTCCGGCACGACCGGTCCGGAGATCGGGGTGTGCGGGGCCGAGCGCATCCTGGTCAGCGCCGCCACCGAAGCCGGTGAGGTGCTCTGGATTACCGTGCACCCCACCATGTCCGGGGTGCGGGTGCACCAACAGACGCCCACCGACCTGACCCGCGATGTCGGCGTGCTGCACGTCGACGACGTACCGGTGTCCGACGGTGACGTGCTGCGCGGTGTCGACGCGGTGCGGGCCCGTTGCCTGGCGGTGAGCATGCTGGCGGCCGAGGCGGCCGGTATCGCGCGCTGGTGCGTGGACAACGTGGTGGCCTACCTGAAGGTGCGCGAACAGTTCGGCAGGCCGATCGGGTCGTTCCAGGCGTTGCAGCACAAGGCCGCCCTGCTGTTCATCAACAGCGAGCTGGCCGCGGCCGCGGCATGGGACGCGGTGCGGGCCGCCGACCAGTCCGTCCCGCAGCACCAGATCGCGGTCGCCGGTGCGGCCATCGTGGCGGTGGGCCGGCTGCCCGAGCTGGTGGTCGACGCGCTCACCATGTTCGGCGCCATCGGCTACACCTGGGAACACGATCTGCACCTCTATTGGAAACGCGCGATCAGCCTGGCGGCGGCCGGGTCGGGCACCGAATGGGCGCACACCCTGGGCGATCCGGTGGCGCCGGGCCGCGACTTCACCATCGAGATCGCCGATGTCGAACCGGATTTCCGGGCCACCGTCGCCGCGGCGCTGGACCGGGCGGCGCTGCTGCGCAACGACACCCCCGGCCGGCAGAACCCCGACCACGCGGAGTTCTGGACGGGACCGCAGCGCACCGCTCTGGCCGGCGCCGGCCTGATCGCGCCGCACCTGCCCGGGCCGTGGGGGCTGGATGCCACCCCGGCCCGGCAACTGATCATCGACGAGGAATTCGAGAAGCGTCCGCATCTGGTGCGGCCGTCACTGGGCATCGCGGAGTGGATCCTGCCCACCGTGTTGGCCGCCGGAACCGAGGCGCAGCGCGCGCAATTCGCCGCACCGACGTTGCGCGGCGAGCTCGGCTGGTGCCAGTTGTTCTCCGAGCCGGGGGCCGGTTCGGACCTCGCGTCGCTGTCCACCAGGGCGACCAAGGTCGACGGTGGCTGGTTGGTGAACGGCCAGAAGGTGTGGACCTCGTCGGCGCAACGCGCCGACTGGGGTGCACTGTTGGCGCGCACCGATCCGGATGCCAAGAAACACAGGGGAATCGGCTACTTTCTCGTCGACATGAGCACCCCCGGTATCCGGGTGCGGCCGTTGCGCACCGCCAGCGGGGACGAGCACTTCAACGAGGTGTTCTTCGACGACGTGTTCGTCCCGGACGCCATGCTGGTGGGCGAGCCGACCGACGGCTGGTCGCACGCGCTGTCCACCATGGCGAACGAAAGAGTGGCCATCGGCGCCTATATCAAGCTGGACAAGGAGAGTGAGCTGCGCGCGCTGGCGAGTCGCGCCGGCGAGGCGGCAGAGGTGACCATGGTCCGCCGGGCGCTCGGTGAGGTCAGGGCGGCCTCGAATGCGATTGCCGCCCTTGCGGTCCGGGACACGCTCAACCGGCTGGCCGGCCACGGTCCGGGGCCGGCCTCCAGCGTCGGCAAGGTGGCCACCGCGCAGATCGTGCGCCGGGTCACCGCCGACGCGCTGGCCTTCAGCGGCCGCGCGGCGATGGTGGGGGGTGCCGAACAGTCGGCCGTCGCGCACAGCCTGATGATGCCCGCCGAGGTGATCGGGGGTGGCACCGTCGAGATCCAGCTGAATATCATCGCGACGATGATCCTGGGACTGCCGAGGAATTGA